One window of Gloeothece citriformis PCC 7424 genomic DNA carries:
- a CDS encoding secretin and TonB N-terminal domain-containing protein — protein sequence MNNYCYPLILGGMASLFLSIQPSLLASAESFDSRQEKNSSQQQNPFDSPQSSVESLSLSSDEFFSPEISSKPFSIESIGQDIDKSSSIEESSLNFPILESDKIKDQELITQSTPMISQPEIIIEENNQMLEPSVPAYPVVPRAVAPPVGDMAVSNIDAMADTINLGTAAIIPRLVLREAPAREVLAVLARYAGFNLIFTDTQTAAPEGQGGAVGSQQTVSLDLENESVEEVFNSVLMISGLKANRRGRTIFVGAALPAAARNLITRTIRLNQIEAINAATFLATQGAEYQRLVTQTEDIVDPLTNRVVGRRDTPPELQPLVVNRQEGSNAPFLLDGLTIATDERLNSITLIGEPRQVQIATSMLVQLDARRRQVAVNVKVVDVQLAGTEFYNSSFSFGFDDGFFVQDGGTAILNFGNYNPPNAAQTRSSVPTPPVIPTTDAFGGGVVPNVFIDIQGSAPFNTVNQGLEQFADTLVPYARPGFGTLNNPFQPGVTEIDISRDEDGFIEEIEYTYELPNVFQFPEKFLLTLEAQITSGNAKILTDPTLVVQEGQQATVKLTQKVVESVNTQVDPLSGVRTTTPVLQDAGLTLTVEVDRIDDNGFVSLFVSPTIAAPGASQEFESGDGTTNQLTLLTRRELTSGLIRMRDGQTLILSGIISESEQTTVSKVPILGDIPILGALFRRTDNSGSRSEVIVLLTPKIIDDRPDSSWGFNYTPGPGAAEMLRRQGFPVQPR from the coding sequence GTGAATAACTATTGTTATCCGCTAATTTTAGGGGGAATGGCTTCTCTATTTTTATCTATCCAGCCATCCCTACTCGCTAGTGCTGAATCCTTCGATTCTCGTCAAGAAAAAAACTCAAGTCAACAACAAAACCCCTTTGATTCTCCACAAAGTTCTGTTGAGAGTTTGAGTTTATCTTCAGATGAGTTTTTTTCACCTGAAATAAGTTCTAAACCTTTTTCAATCGAGTCTATCGGTCAAGATATCGATAAATCATCTTCAATAGAGGAAAGCTCCCTGAATTTTCCCATTCTAGAGAGTGACAAAATAAAAGATCAAGAGCTAATTACCCAAAGCACCCCGATGATTTCTCAGCCAGAAATCATTATTGAAGAAAATAATCAAATGTTAGAGCCATCGGTTCCGGCTTATCCTGTTGTACCGAGGGCTGTTGCTCCACCGGTAGGGGATATGGCGGTTTCTAATATTGATGCGATGGCAGATACGATTAATTTAGGAACGGCGGCGATTATTCCCCGGTTAGTTTTGCGAGAAGCTCCGGCACGGGAAGTTTTAGCCGTATTAGCCCGTTATGCTGGATTTAATTTAATCTTTACCGATACCCAAACGGCTGCTCCCGAAGGACAAGGAGGGGCTGTTGGAAGCCAGCAAACCGTTTCTTTAGATTTAGAAAATGAATCGGTTGAAGAAGTATTTAACTCGGTCTTGATGATATCAGGATTAAAAGCCAATCGTCGAGGACGGACAATTTTTGTGGGTGCAGCTTTGCCTGCGGCGGCGCGAAATTTAATTACTCGGACTATACGACTAAACCAAATAGAAGCCATCAATGCAGCCACTTTTTTGGCAACCCAAGGGGCAGAATATCAACGATTAGTCACGCAAACTGAAGATATTGTAGATCCCCTGACTAATCGAGTGGTAGGACGGAGAGATACCCCCCCAGAACTACAACCTTTAGTGGTTAATCGGCAAGAAGGCTCAAATGCACCCTTTTTATTAGATGGCTTAACCATTGCGACGGATGAAAGGCTTAATTCCATCACTTTGATTGGAGAACCCCGTCAAGTTCAAATTGCCACATCTATGTTAGTTCAACTCGATGCTCGTCGTCGTCAAGTCGCTGTTAATGTCAAGGTGGTTGACGTTCAATTGGCGGGTACAGAGTTCTACAATAGTAGTTTTTCCTTCGGGTTTGATGATGGATTTTTTGTTCAAGATGGTGGGACGGCTATTCTCAATTTTGGCAATTACAATCCTCCTAATGCAGCACAGACGAGAAGTTCTGTTCCAACTCCTCCCGTAATTCCTACTACGGACGCATTTGGGGGTGGTGTAGTCCCCAATGTTTTCATCGATATCCAAGGTTCTGCTCCGTTTAATACGGTTAATCAAGGTCTAGAACAATTTGCTGATACTCTTGTTCCTTATGCTCGTCCCGGTTTCGGTACATTAAACAACCCTTTTCAACCCGGTGTAACAGAGATTGACATTAGCAGAGATGAGGACGGATTTATAGAAGAGATAGAATACACTTATGAACTCCCCAATGTCTTCCAGTTTCCCGAAAAATTCTTGTTAACCCTGGAAGCTCAAATTACCAGTGGTAATGCTAAAATCCTCACCGATCCGACTCTGGTAGTACAAGAGGGACAACAAGCTACGGTTAAATTGACCCAAAAAGTGGTTGAAAGTGTCAACACTCAAGTTGATCCTCTCAGTGGAGTTAGAACCACAACCCCCGTTTTACAAGATGCCGGCTTAACCCTTACCGTTGAAGTCGATCGCATTGATGATAATGGGTTTGTCAGTTTATTTGTCAGTCCGACGATCGCTGCTCCCGGCGCATCACAAGAGTTTGAAAGTGGGGACGGAACAACTAACCAGCTAACTTTATTAACTCGGCGAGAATTAACCTCCGGACTGATTCGGATGCGAGATGGTCAGACTTTAATTTTATCGGGGATTATTAGCGAAAGTGAGCAAACCACCGTTAGTAAAGTGCCGATTTTAGGGGATATTCCGATCTTAGGTGCTTTATTTAGACGAACGGACAATAGTGGGAGTCGCAGTGAGGTCATTGTGCTATTAACTCCCAAAATTATTGACGATCGTCCGGATTCTTCTTGGGGCTTTAATTATACCCCAGGGCCAGGAGCAGCAGAAATGTTGAGAAGACAAGGTTTCCCTGTTCAACCTCGATAA